Genomic DNA from Thermotoga sp.:
AGGGCCTTCAATCTTCCGAAAAGGAAAGTGCCAGAGTACCCTCTTCCGGAGTGTCTTACCCGCCGAACACCTCTGAGATTGCCAGAGGTGAGCGAACCCGATGTTGTGAGACATTACACTGAACTCGCCCGCAAGAACTACGCGGTGGATGTGGGGATATACCCCCTTGGGTCGTGTACCATGAAGTACAACCCCAAACTGAACGAGAAGGTGGCGAGCCTTCCAGGATTCAAAAACATTCATCCTCACCAGCCTGAAGAAACACTTCAGGGATGCCTGCAATTGATGTACGATCTGAAGACGATGCTCTGTGAGATCACTGGAATGGACGACATGACACTGCAGCCCGCTGCGGGTGCCCACGGCGAGCTGACGGGAATGCTAATAGTGAAGAAGTTCTTCAACGATAGAGGTGATACAAAGAGAAGGAAGGTACTGGTGCCAGATTCCGCACACGGGACGAACCCCGCATCTGCCTCCATGGTGGGCTTCGAGGTGGTGGAGATAAGGAGCAAAGATGGTATTGTAGACGTGGAGGATCTGAAATTTCATCTGGACGATGAAGTCGCAGCAGTTATGCTCACGAATCCCAACACGCTTGGCCTCTTCGAAAAAGATATTCTGAAGATAGCAGAACTGACCCACGAGAGTGGAGCTCTGCTTTACTACGATGGGGCAAATCTCAACGCCATCATGGGTAAGGTGAGACCAGGTGACATGGGGTTCGACATCGTCCATTTGAACCTTCACAAGACGTTCTCTACGCCACATGGCATGGGAGGGCCTGGTTCTGGACCTGTCGGTGTGAAGCGATATCTGGTGGATTTTCTGCCGTTCCCGAATGTAGAGAAAGAAGGGGATCATTACAAGTTCACCGTTCCGAAGAAGACCATAGGGCGCGTGAGGAGCTTCTTTGGGAACCTCCCCGTTCTTGTCAAAGCTTACAGTTACATCCTGACGATGGGAAAGGACGGACTTGAGAGAGCAAGCGAAATGGCCGTTCTGAATGCAAACTATTTGAAAAAAAAGATCTCTGGATTCCTGAAAGTACCTTGCGATGGTTTCTGTATGCACGAATTTGTAGCAAGTGCTGAAGAGGTGTTCAAAAAAACAGGTGTCAGAACCATGGACCTGGCGAAGCGAATCCTGGACTACGGTGTCCACCCACCGACGGTGTACTTTCCCTTGATAGTTCCCGAGGCGCTGATGATAGAACCCACCGAAACAGAGAGCAAGGAAACGCTGGACAGATACGCTGAGATCCTCGAAAAGGTGGTTAAGGAGGCGTTCGAGAATCCAGGTGTTTTGAAGAGTGCTCCTCACAGAACGCCCGTTCGGAGGGTGAACGAGGTGCTCGCCTCGAGAAAACCTGTTTTCAGATGGAGGGGAGAAAATG
This window encodes:
- the gcvPB gene encoding aminomethyl-transferring glycine dehydrogenase subunit GcvPB, with the protein product MTIFDKSKRGRRAFNLPKRKVPEYPLPECLTRRTPLRLPEVSEPDVVRHYTELARKNYAVDVGIYPLGSCTMKYNPKLNEKVASLPGFKNIHPHQPEETLQGCLQLMYDLKTMLCEITGMDDMTLQPAAGAHGELTGMLIVKKFFNDRGDTKRRKVLVPDSAHGTNPASASMVGFEVVEIRSKDGIVDVEDLKFHLDDEVAAVMLTNPNTLGLFEKDILKIAELTHESGALLYYDGANLNAIMGKVRPGDMGFDIVHLNLHKTFSTPHGMGGPGSGPVGVKRYLVDFLPFPNVEKEGDHYKFTVPKKTIGRVRSFFGNLPVLVKAYSYILTMGKDGLERASEMAVLNANYLKKKISGFLKVPCDGFCMHEFVASAEEVFKKTGVRTMDLAKRILDYGVHPPTVYFPLIVPEALMIEPTETESKETLDRYAEILEKVVKEAFENPGVLKSAPHRTPVRRVNEVLASRKPVFRWRGENETCDRNRQGT